In Debaryomyces hansenii CBS767 chromosome B complete sequence, one genomic interval encodes:
- a CDS encoding DEHA2B05742p (highly similar to uniprot|P32897 Saccharomyces cerevisiae YNR017w MAS6 essential protein of the mitochondrial inner membrane), with amino-acid sequence MSWLFGGKTEEQKKESELKNSLGFDPSQVSDVSSILQAPGVLDSTRLHPLAGLEKGVEYLDLEEEQLNDIEGAKGLIPSRSWTDDLCYGTGAVYLLGLGIGGTYGFQEGINNLPKNASSKLQLNTVLNHITKRGPFLGNSAGVLALTYNLIDSTLDAVRGKHDDINSIVAGGLAGALFRSSAGIRPMGYSTALMAGAAGAWCGIKRFLA; translated from the coding sequence atGTCTTGGTTATTTGGAGGTAAAACCGAAGaacagaagaaagaatccgaattaaagaattccTTGGGATTTGATCCATCACAAGTGTCCGATGTATCATCCATTTTACAGGCACCAGGTGTTTTAGATTCAACTAGGTTGCATCCATTAGCAGGATTGGAAAAGGGGGTCGAGTACTTAGacttagaagaagaacaattaAATGACATCGAGGGTGCCAAGGGTTTGATTCCTTCCAGAAGTTGGACTGACGACTTATGTTACGGTACCGGTGCGGTGTATTTATTGGGTTTAGGTATTGGTGGTACCTACGGTTTCCAAGAGggtatcaataatttaccTAAGAATGCCTCCTCAAAATTACAATTAAACACAGTTTTGAATCACATCACTAAGAGAGGTCCATTTTTGGGTAACTCTGCTGGTGTTTTGGCTTTAACTTACAACTTGATTGATTCAACATTAGATGCAGTTAGAGGTAAACATGACGACATCAATTCTATAGTTGCTGGTGGTTTAGCTGGTGCTCTTTTCAGAAGTAGTGCTGGAATTAGACCAATGGGTTATTCGACGGCCTTAATGGCTGGAGCAGCAGGTGCTTGGTGTGGTATTAAGCGTTTTTTAGCATAA
- a CDS encoding DEHA2B05764p (highly similar to uniprot|Q00955 Saccharomyces cerevisiae YNR016c ACC1 acetylCoA carboxylase), with protein MSAICAKLKKLTTNISLNRLLFPNLNLRHQYRILKYIPVKRLNRYINYNSVNTTNNDTNDNKLKNTIDNKYRMSDVTTEVRNYTQMHQKLADHFKGLNSADNAEPGKVTDFVRSHEGHTVISRVLIANNGIAAVKEIRSVRKWAYETFGDERAIQFTVMATPEDLEANAEYIRMADQFIEVPGGTNNNNYANVELIVEIAERTNVDAVWAGWGHASENPLLPEMLAASPKKILFIGPPGSAMRSLGDKISSTIVAQHADVPCIPWSGTGVREVKIDEETNLVSVSDAVYAKGCCTSPEDGLVKAKEIGFPVMIKASEGGGGKGIRKVDNEKDFIALYKQASNEIPGSPIFIMKLAGDARHLEVQLLADQYGTNISLFGRDCSVQRRHQKIIEEAPVTIAKKESFHAMENAAVRLGKLVGYVSAGTVEYLYSHSEDKFYFLELNPRLQVEHPTTEMVTGVNLPAAQLQIAMGIPMHRIRDIRSLYGVDPHTSTEIDFEFKTESSLVSQRRPVPKGHTTACRITSEDPGEGFKPSGGSLHELNFRSSSNVWGYFSVGNQSSIHSFSDSQFGHIFAFGENRSASRKHMVVALKELSIRGDFRTTVEYLIKLLETPDFEDNTITTGWLDELISKKLTSERPDHIVAVVCGAATKAHIQSEEDRKEYIQSLEKGQVPNKALLRTIYPIEFIYEGYRYKFTATKSSNDSYTLFLNGTRGVVGVRSLSDGGLLCAIDGKSHSIYWKEEPAATRLSVNGKTCLLEAENDPTQLRTPSPGKLVKYLIESGEHVNSGEVYAEVEVMKMCMPLIAQDNGVVQLIKQPGSTVNAGDILAILELDDPSKVKHAMPYEGTLPPLGDPVVRGTKSAHAFQHYTNILRNILAGFDNQVIMNSTLKSLIEILKNKDLPYSEWNQYASALHSRLPIKLDEALSALIERNQSRGAEFPARQILKQIQKFTTDPSIDASVNEVVKPLIDIATRYSNGLVEHEYEFFSNLINEYFEIENLFSGTNVREDDVVLKLRDENKADLNKVISIVLSHSRVSSKNNLVLAILDEYQPLLQSSSNTANGIRNALKDIVELDTRGAAKVALKAREMLIQCSLPSIQERSDQLEHILRSSVLQTSYGEIYANHRTPRLDIIREVVDSKHTVFDVLPQFLVNQDEWVSIAAAEVYVRRSYRAYSLGPITYDFHDKLPIIEWKFQLPSLNSSQLTGVQQTQNPDQPAMNRAASVSDLSFVVDQNKEQKTRIGVLVPCRHLDDVDEMITAALEKIQPSDGITFKAKESEESKASYLNVFNIVVTNIDGYNNEEEVLARVHEILDEFKEDLKSASIRRITFVFANKIGVYPKYFTFTAPDYVENKVIRHIEPALAFQLELGRLNNFDIKPIFTDNRNIHVYEAVGKNSPSDKRFFTRGIIRTGIIRNDISISEYLIAESNRLMSSILDALEVIDTSNSDLNHIFINFSAVFNVLPEEVEAAFGSFLERFGRRLWRLRVTGAEIRIACTDPNTGNSFPLRAIITNVSGYVVKSELYMEVKNTKGEWVFKSIGSTGSMHLRPISTPYPAKESLQPKRYKAHNMGTTYVYDFPELFRQATLSQWKNHPKEKVPKEIFTSLELISDENGDLTAVERDPGSNKIGMVGFKVTAKTPEYPRGRQFIIVANDITHKIGSFGPEEDEFFNKCTQLARKLGIPRIYLSANSGARIGIADELVPLFNVAWNVEGSPDKGFRYLFLTPEDKKSIDEAGKSDTIVTERIVEEGQERYVIKSIVGEEDGLGVECLKGSGLIAGSTSRAYKDIFTITLVTCRSVGIGAYLVRLGQRAIQVEGQPIILTGAPAINKLLGRDVYSSNLQLGGTQIMYRNGVSHLTASDDLAGVEKIMEWMSYVPAKRDMPIPILESEDSWDREVEYVPPKDEPYDVRWMIEGKQLDNGEFESGLFDKNSFQETLSGWAKGVVVGRARLGGIPIGVIGVETRTIDNLVPADPANPESTEMMIQEAGQVWYPNSAFKTAQAINDFNHGEQLPLMILANWRGFSGGQRDMFNEVLKYGSFIVDALVDFKQPIFTYIPPNGELRGGSWVVVDPTINADMMEMYADVNSRAGVLEPEGMVGIKYRRDKLLSTIERLDPTYRDLKKQLNESKLSPEEHAQISAKLTTREKALLPIYAQVSVQFADLHDRSGRMLAKGVIRKEINWPEARRTFFWRLRRRLNEEYLLKLIGEQIKSDNKLEKVARLKSWMPTVDYDDDMAVSNWIEQNHSKLQKRIEELKHESARQNLVNILREDPKSSVSVIKDFLSNLPEDQRSEFAASLK; from the coding sequence ATGAGCGCCATTTGTgccaaattgaaaaaactTACAACTAACATTTCACTCAATAGGTTACTATTTCCAAATCTTAATTTACGTCATCAATATAGAATATTAAAGTATATTCCAGTTAAACGACTTAATAGATACATCAACTACAACAGTGTCAACACTACTAATAACGACACCAACGATAACAAACTAAAGAATAccattgataataaatataggATGTCTGACGTAACAACAGAGGTGAGAAATTACACTCAAATGCATCAGAAATTAGCTGACCACTTTAAAGGGTTGAACTCGGCAGATAATGCTGAGCCAGGTAAGGTGACGGACTTTGTAAGATCGCACGAAGGTCACACGGTAATTTCGAGAGttttaattgcaaataaCGGTATTGCTGCCGTCAAGGAGATCAGATCGGTTAGAAAATGGGCCTACGAGACATTCGGTGATGAAAGGGCCATTCAATTCACTGTGATGGCTACCCCAGAAGATTTGGAAGCTAATGCGGAGTACATTCGTATGGCGGACCAATTTATCGAGGTTCCAGGTGGAactaacaataataattatgcCAACGTTGAGTTGATCGTGGAAATTGCCGAAAGAACCAATGTTGACGCTGTCTGGGCCGGATGGGGTCATGCTTCAGAAAACCCATTATTACCAGAAATGTTAGCTGCCTCTCCAAAGAAAATCTTGTTTATAGGGCCTCCGGGATCTGCTATGAGATCTTTAGGAGATAAGATTTCTTCTACTATCGTAGCTCAACACGCAGATGTTCCATGTATTCCATGGTCCGGTACTGGCGTTAGGGAAGTTAAGATTGACGAAGAAACTAACTTGGTTTCGGTTTCCGACGCTGTTTACGCCAAGGGTTGTTGCACAAGTCCAGAAGATGGTCTTGTTAAGgcaaaagaaattggttTCCCAGTCATGATCAAAGCTTCTGAaggtggtggtggtaaaGGTATTAGAAAAGTCGATAACGAAAAAGACTTTATTGCCTTATACAAGCAAGCTTCGAACGAAATTCCAGGATCTCCTATTTTCATTATGAAGTTAGCCGGTGATGCTAGACATTTGGAAGTTCAATTATTAGCCGATCAATACGGTACGAATATTTCTCTTTTTGGAAGAGATTGTTCCGTTCAAAGAAGACATCAAAAGATCATTGAAGAGGCTCCAGTCACTATTGCCAAAAAAGAAAGTTTCCACGCCATGGAAAACGCTGCCGTAAGGTTAGGTAAATTAGTTGGCTATGTTTCTGCAGGTACAGTTGAATACCTTTATTCGCATAGTGAAGATAAATTCTATTTCTTAGAATTGAATCCAAGATTACAAGTTGAACATCCGACTACTGAAATGGTCACTGGGGTTAATTTACCAGCTGCCCAATTACAAATTGCTATGGGTATTCCAATGCACCGTATTAGGGATATTAGGTCATTATACGGTGTAGACCCTCACACTTCTACcgaaattgattttgaatttaagaCTGAAAGTTCATTAGTTAGTCAGCGTCGTCCTGTTCCAAAGGGCCACACTACTGCATGTCGTATTACTTCAGAAGATCCAGGTGAAGGATTTAAGCCTTCTGGGGGTTCGTTAcatgaattgaattttagATCATCTTCTAATGTCTGGGGTTATTTCTCTGTCGGTAATCAATCTTCTATTCATTCTTTCTCCGATTCGCAATTCGGTCATATTTTTGCCTTTGGTGAAAACCGTTCTGCTTCAAGAAAACATATGGTTGTTgctttgaaagaattatctaTTAGAGGTGATTTTAGAACTACCGtggaatatttaattaaattattagaaacaCCAGATTTTGAAGACAATACAATCACTACTGGATGGTTAGAcgaattaatttcaaagaaattaacGTCCGAAAGACCTGATCATATTGTTGCAGTTGTGTGTGGTGCCGCTACCAAAGCCCATATTCAATCCGAAGAAGATAGAAAAGAGTATATCCAATCATTGGAGAAAGGTCAAGTTCCAAACAAAGCTTTATTAAGGACTATTTAtccaattgaattcatttatGAAGgatatagatataaattCACCGCAACCAAGTCATCTAATGATTCTTATACTTTATTCTTAAATGGTACAAGAGGAGTTGTTGGTGTTCGTTCATTATCTGATGGTGGGTTATTATGTGCAATTGACGGGAAATCTCATTCTATTTATTGGAAAGAAGAGCCTGCTGCAACCAGATTATCAGTGAATGGTAAAACCTGCTTATTAGAAGCTGAAAACGATCCAACACAACTAAGAACACCATCTCCAGGTAAGTTAGTGAAGTACTTAATTGAAAGTGGTGAACATGTTAATTCCGGAGAAGTTTATGCTGAGGTTGAAGTTATGAAAATGTGTATGCCATTAATTGCCCAAGACAATGGTGTTgttcaattaataaaacagCCTGGCTCTACAGTGAATGCTGGTGATATTTTAGCTATTTTAGAGTTAGATGACCCATCTAAGGTTAAACATGCTATGCCTTACGAAGGAACCTTACCTCCATTAGGTGATCCTGTCGTTAGAGGTACCAAATCAGCACATGCTTTCCAACATTATACtaatattttgagaaaTATCTTAGCAGGGTTTGATAATCAAGTTATCATGAATTCAACTTTGAAGAGCTTAATTGAGATCTTAAAAAACAAAGACTTGCCCTACTCAGAATGGAATCAGTATGCCTCTGCATTACACTCAAGATTACCAATTAAGTTAGATGAAGCATTGTCAGCTTTGATTGAAAGAAACCAATCGAGAGGTGCTGAGTTCCCAGCTCGTCAAATCTTGAAGCagattcaaaaattcaCTACCGATCCATCGATCGATGCAAGTGTTAATGAAGTGGTTAAACcattaattgatattgcGACTAGATACTCTAACGGTCTTGTTGAGCACGAGTATGAATTTTTCTCAAATTTGATCAATGAatactttgaaattgaaaacttattCTCTGGTACAAATGTTCGTGAGGATGATGttgttttgaaattaagGGATGAAAACAAAGctgatttaaataaagttATTAGTATTGTATTATCTCATTCCAGAGTCAGCTCAAAAAACAATTTAGTTTTGGCTATTTTAGATGAATACCAACCACTATTACAGTCATCTTCCAATACAGCTAACGGAATTAGAAATGCATTGAAGGATATTGTTGAATTGGATACTAGAGGCGCGGCTAAGGTGGCTTTGAAAGCAAGGGAAATGTTAATTCAATGCTCTTTGCCAtcaattcaagaaagatCAGATCAATTAGAACATATCTTGAGATCCTCCGTGCTTCAAACTTCTTATGGTGAGATCTATGCTAATCACCGTACTCCAAGATTAGATATTATTCGCGAGGTTGTCGATTCCAAACACACAGTCTTTGACGTGTTGCCTCAATTTTTAGTCAACCAAGATGAATGGGTTTCTATTGCGGCTGCAGAAGTCTATGTTCGTCGTTCATATAGGGCATACTCCTTGGGACCGATCACTTATGACTTCCATGACAAATTACCGATCATTGAATGGAAATTCCAATTACCAAGTCTTAACTCATCCCAGTTAACTGGTGTTCAACAAACTCAGAATCCAGATCAACCTGCTATGAACCGTGCGGCATCTGTTTCTGATTTGTCTTTTGTCGTCGATCAAAACAAAGAACAAAAGACAAGAATTGGTGTCTTAGTACCTTGTAGACATCTTGATGATGTGGATGAAATGATTACTGCAGCATTAGAAAAGATCCAACCTTCTGACGGTATTACGTTTAAGGCTAAAGAGTCGGAGGAATCTAAAGCTTCTTATTTAAATGTTTTCAACATCGTCGTAACGAATATTGATGGttacaataatgaagaggAAGTATTGGCCCGGGTTCATGAAATTCTCGATGAATTTAAGGAAGACCTTAAGTCAGCTTCTATTCGTCGTATCACTTTCGTATTTGCTAATAAGATTGGTGTTTATCCTAAATACTTTACTTTTACCGCACCAGATTATGTTGAAAACAAGGTTATCCGTCATATTGAGCCTGCATTGGCATTCCAATTGGAATTGGGAAGATTAAATAACTTTGACATTAAGCCGATATTTACCGACAACAGAAATATTCATGTTTATGAAGCTGTTGGTAAGAACTCTCCATCTGATAAGAGATTCTTTACAAGAGGTATCATTAGGACTGGAATTATTCGTAATGATATAAGTATTAGTGAATACTTGATTGCCGAATCTAATCGTTTGATGTCAAGCATTTTGGATGCACTTGAGGTTATTGATACTTCTAATTCAGATCTTAATcatatcttcatcaacttTTCTGCTGTATTTAATGTCTTGCCTGAGGAGGTTGAAGCCGCTTTTGGCTCATTTTTAGAGAGATTCGGTAGAAGATTGTGGAGATTACGTGTGACTGGGGCTGAAATTAGAATTGCATGTACTGATCCAAATACTGGTAATTCTTTCCCATTGCGCGCAATTATCACCAATGTCTCAGGTTACGTTGTTAAATCTGAGTTGTATATGGAAGTTAAAAACACTAAGGGTGAATGGGTTTTCAAATCCATTGGTTCTACGGGTTCCATGCACTTGAGACCAATTTCAACTCCTTATCCAGCGAAGGAATCGTTGCAACCAAAACGTTATAAGGCTCATAATATGGGTACTACGTACGTTTATGATTTCCCAGAATTATTCCGCCAGGCTACTCTTTCTCAATGGAAAAATCATCCGAAAGAAAAAGTTCCTAAGGAAATCTTTACGtctttagaattaatttctgACGAGAATGGAGATTTGACGGCAGTAGAACGTGATCCTGGCAGCAACAAGATTGGTATGGTTGGATTCAAGGTAACTGCCAAAACCCCAGAATATCCTCGCGGCCgtcaatttattattgttgcCAATGATATTACCCATAAAATTGGTTCATTTGGtccagaagaagatgaattcttcaacaaatgTACTCAATTAGCTAGAAAATTAGGAATTCCAAGAATTTATCTTTCAGCTAATTCCGGTGCCAGAATTGGTATTGCTGATGAATTGGTTCCACTTTTCAATGTTGCTTGGAATGTTGAAGGTTCTCCAGATAAGGGTTTCAGATACTTATTCTTGACCCCTGAAGATAAGAAGAGCATTGATGAAGCTGGAAAATCTGATACAATTGTCACTGAAAGAATCGTTGAAGAAGGCCAGGAAAGATATGTCATCAAGTCGATCGttggagaagaagatgGTTTAGGTGTTGAATGTCTTAAAGGATCTGGTTTGATTGCTGGTAGTACCTCGAGGGCCTATAAGGATATTTTCACTATTACCTTAGTGACTTGTAGATCAGTTGGTATTGGTGCTTACTTGGTTAGATTAGGTCAAAGAGCCATTCAAGTTGAAGGTCAACCAATCATTTTAACTGGTGCTCCCGCTATTAATAAGTTATTAGGTAGAGATGTCTATTCGTCTAACTTGCAATTAGGTGGTACTCAAATTATGTATCGTAATGGTGTTTCCCATCTTACAGCTTCAGATGATTTAGCGGGAGTTGAGAAGATTATGGAATGGATGTCTTATGTTCCGGCTAAGCGTGATATGccaattccaattttgGAAAGTGAAGACAGCTGGGATAGAGAGGTTGAATATGTTCCACCTAAGGATGAACCATATGATGTTCGTTGGATGATAGAAGGAAAACAGTTAGATAATGGTGAATTCGAATCAGgtttatttgataagaaTTCTTTCCAAGAAACATTATCCGGTTGGGCCAAAGGTGTTGTTGTTGGTAGAGCACGTCTTGGTGGTATACCAATTGGTGTCATTGGTGTCGAAACAAGAACTATAGACAACTTAGTACCTGCTGATCCTGCTAATCCAGAGTCCACTGAAATGATGATTCAAGAAGCTGGTCAAGTTTGGTATCCAAACTCTGCTTTCAAGACTGCTCAAGCGATTAACGATTTCAACCATGGTGAACAATTGccattaatgattttggCTAACTGGAGAGGTTTCTCTGGTGGTCAACGTGATATGTTCAATGAAGTTCTTAAATACGGTTCTTTTATTGTTGATGCGTTAGTTGACTTTAAGCAACCAATTTTCACTTATATTCCACCAAATGGTGAATTAAGAGGTGGTTCATGGGTTGTTGTTGACCCAACCATTAATGCTGATATGATGGAAATGTATGCTGATGTCAATTCCAGAGCTGGTGTTTTGGAACCCGAGGGAATGGTTGGTATTAAATACAGACGTGACAAGTTATTATCTACTATAGAAAGATTAGATCCAACATACAGGGACCTTAAAAAGCAATTAAACGAAAGCAAATTATCACCAGAAGAACATGCCCAAATTTCTGCTAAGTTGACTACTCGTGAAAAGGCATTGTTACCAATTTATGCCCAGGTTTCAGTTCAATTTGCTGACCTCCACGATAGATCTGGTCGTATGTTAGCCAAGGGTGTCATtagaaaagaaatcaacTGGCCAGAAGCACGTCGTACCTTTTTCTGGCGTTTACGTCGTCGtttgaatgaagaatacTTGTTGAAACTTATTGGTGAACAAATCAAATCAGACAACAAATTAGAAAAGGTTGCCAGGTTGAAGAGTTGGATGCCAACAGTTGACTATGACGACGATATGGCTGTCAGCAATTGGATCGAACAGAACCACTCTAAGTTGCAGAagagaattgaagaattgaaacaCGAATCCGCTCGTCAAAACTTAGTTAATATCTTGAGAGAGGACCCTAAAAGCTCGGTTTCCGttattaaagatttctTATCTAACCTTCCAGAGGACCAAAGATCAGAATTTGCGGCATCCTTAAAATAG
- a CDS encoding DEHA2B05786p (similar to uniprot|P25381 Saccharomyces cerevisiae YCR045c), giving the protein MLLVKYFFFVVLCYNSIFVAAVPYLVSLKSTETLDTFFKYDVNYPSSQRVKALINNSFAIGNFTGFSGDFSKAVLERLKKCPLVADLTPDIIINAFDVGIQTSSPRHLARLSQKDKLTGNQFNYYYDTSCTGNGVNAYVLDSGVMIDHPEFQGRAFKGKDFTKEGFGDTNGHGTHVSGIIGSKSYGVSKNVNIVEIKALDKSGAGSLSTIIAAIEFAVNHRKISGKPGVANLSLGATKNAVLNRAVDAAFDTGLVMVVAAGNSNINACTTSPASASSAITVGAIDDKTDGLATFSNWGECVDVFASGTFVESVNTKDHRYPQVLSGTSMSAPIVTGLVSNLLSKGISPFDVKDHIIEMASKHKINKASMFLRRKTPNRIVYNRVVQESDLDSDSDSDSDE; this is encoded by the coding sequence aTGCTTCTAGTTAAATACTTTTTCTTCGTCGTTTTATGTTACAACTCAATATTTGTTGCAGCTGTTCCTTATCTTGTTTCGCTAAAATCGACTGAAACATTGGACacattttttaaatatgaTGTCAATTATCCCCTGAGTCAAAGGGTGAAAGCTTTAATTAACAATTCCTTTGCAATAGGGAATTTTACTGGTTTCTCGGGTGATTTTTCCAAAGCTGTATTAGAAAGATTAAAGAAATGTCCTTTGGTCGCTGACTTAACGCCCgatataattataaatgCTTTCGATGTGGGAATTCAAACAAGTTCTCCGAGACACCTAGCGAGATTATCCCAAAAGGATAAGCTAACTGGAAACCAGTTCAATTATTACTACGATACATCTTGCACAGGCAATGGGGTAAATGCTTATGTGCTAGATTCAGGAGTTATGATTGATCATCCTGAATTTCAAGGAAGGGCTTTCAAAGGCAAGGACTTCACGAAGGAAGGTTTCGGAGATACAAATGGTCATGGAACACATGTATCAGGAATTATAGGATCTAAGTCTTATGGCGTATCCAAAAATGttaatattgttgaaataaaaGCTTTGGATAAAAGCGGTGCCGGCTCATTGAGTACTATTATAGCAGCAATTGAATTCGCAGTGAACCACAGAAAGATAAGCGGAAAGCCCGGCGTTGCTAATCTTTCTTTGGGGGCAACGAAGAATGCTGTGTTAAATAGAGCAGTTGATGCAGCCTTTGATACAGGGTTGGTGATGGTAGTAGCAGCTGgaaattctaatattaatgCTTGTACCACAAGCCCAGCTAGTGCATCATCTGCCATAACCGTGGGAGCTATAGATGATAAAACAGATGGATTAGCAACATTTTCCAACTGGGGAGAGTGCGTTGACGTATTTGCAAGTGGAACATTTGTAGAAAGCGTCAACACTAAGGACCATCGTTATCCACAAGTGCTTTCAGGAACATCAATGTCGGCTCCAATAGTTACTGGGCTAGTATCAAACTTATTAAGTAAAGGTATTTCACCTTTCGATGTAAAAGACCatataattgaaatggCATCTAAGCACAAAATCAATAAGGCTTCAATGTTCTTAAGAAGAAAAACTCCAAATAGGATAGTATACAATCGAGTAGTCCAAGAATCAGACTTAGATTCCGATTCAGACTCAGACTCAGATGAGTGA
- a CDS encoding DEHA2B05808p (some similarities with uniprot|P15705 Saccharomyces cerevisiae YOR027w STI1 heat shock protein), translating to MEIASQIYSSNKYFAKEKTIITKKMPTADELKAQGNKAFANKEFKKAAKIYRDAIKLDSTNPVLYSNRALCFIKEQDWDRALRDCKGGLSLSPNVSTKVKLIYRQGIAHKNLNDISHAIECFKQAVKIDPQNIAAIDELKAIQNTPNKKPNLQSDSIAIPIRDVDSLPEEFSTLLNAKTESPSELVAPNPTKRLDDEINELFGNKSSTSTSKPNPNLANSTSFSDRPTMQILSMLSTLPENQKIGAYKYITTLTPEYYNDVFGSTGIDSEFLVFFIEAAAYISSHKAINDWEITVYDLISTFSKLRKYQLSLSFCSKDHINELINNVSGLGDRRLLENYKSLLIN from the coding sequence atgGAAATCGCATCccaaatatattcttccaataaataCTTTGCAAAGGAAAAGACAATCATCACCAAGAAAATGCCTACAGCTGACGAATTAAAGGCCCAAGGGAATAAAGCGTTTGCAAATAAAGAGTTTAAGAAGGCGGCAAAAATTTATAGAGATGCCATTAAATTAGATTCAACGAATCCtgttttatattcaaatagGGCCCTATGCTTCATAAAAGAACAAGATTGGGATCGAGCTTTAAGAGATTGTAAAGGTGGATTATCTCTTAGTCCTAACGTTAGCACTAAAGTCAAACTAATATATAGACAAGGAATTGCCCATAAGAATCTCAATGATATACTGCATGCCATAGAATGCTTTAAACAAGCAGTGAAAATTGATCCACAGAATATAGCAGCTATCGATGAATTGAAAGCCATTCAAAATACTCCTAATAAGAAGCCTAATTTGCAATCTGATTCAATTGCAATACCTATCAGAGATGTAGATAGCTTACCGGAAGAATTCCTGACATTGCTAAATGCAAAAACTGAAAGTCCTAGTGAATTGGTTGCCCCAAATCCTACAAAACGGTTGGATGACGAAATAAATGAACTATTTGGCAACAAATCATCCACAAGCACTTCAAAGCCAAATCCTAATTTGGCTAATTCTACTTCTTTCTCAGATAGACCAACTATGCAAATCTTGTCAATGTTGAGTACATTACctgaaaatcaaaaaattggCGCATATAAATACATTACCACCTTGACCCCCGAATATTATAATGATGTGTTTGGATCTACTGGAATTGATTCGGAGTTCTTGGTATTTTTCATAGAGGCCGCAGCTTATATTTCCAGTCATAAGGCTATAAACGACTGGGAAATAACGGTGtatgatttaatatcaacattttcaaagttacgaaaatatcaattatctTTACTGTTTTGCTCCAAGGATCATATTAAcgaattaattaataatgtgAGTGGATTGGGTGACAGAAGGCTATTGGAAAACTACAAATCCCTCTTGATAAATTAG
- a CDS encoding DEHA2B05830p (similar to uniprot|P25637 Saccharomyces cerevisiae YCR059c YIH1 piemeal microautophagy of the nucleus) has product MTVEELHDEVSAIDAIFPDSTSEVAPQVYNLKIPQHDDLEIQMSFSENYPDEIPTVIQILNNNTRKYADKNYLETQVKETLSRIFHKGEVCIFEMFTELEDLLEKYLNKNVKNDIQKDMDELKITGDTTEEKELANNKTPTIKCPSVQANSKTVVIDPLEGWIQSDPIIDRGSTFIGYARRVDSVEEAVGYLDLLVTDKKIAKSAHNISSWRIKKENGTQYQDCDDDGETAAGGRVLHLLTMMDAWNVIVVVSRWFGGTHIGPDRFKHINTAARDAVVKGGFVNPNVQSNNANNVRKKKK; this is encoded by the exons ATGACAGTAGAAGAATTACACGACGAAGTTAGTGCCATTGATGCGATATTCCCCGATTCTACATCAGAAGTTGCACCTCAGGTctataatttgaaaattccaCAGCACgatgatttggaaattcAAATGAGCTTCCTGGAGAACTACCCCGATGAAATACCCACTGTTATCCAGATCCTTAATAACAATACAAGAAAGTATGCGGATAAAAACTATTTGGAAACTCAAGTTAAGGAGACGCTTTCGAGGATATTCCATAAAGGGGAAGTCtgcatttttgaaatgttCACAGAATTAGAGGATCTTCTTGAGAAATACTTAAATAAGAACGTAAAAAACGATATACAGAAAGATATGGATGAACTAAAAATCACTGGAGATACTACAGAGGAGAAGGAGTtagcaaataataagaCCCCAACGATAAAATGTCCTTCCGTGCAAGCAAATTCTAAGACAGTTGTCATAGATCCTTTGGAAGGGTGGATTCAATCCGATCCGATAATAGATAGGGGATCCACCTTCATTGGATATGCGCGAAGAGTGGATTCAGTTGAGGAAGCAGTAGGGTATTTAGATCTTTTGGTCACGGATAAGAAGATTGCCAAATCGGCTCACAATATAAGTAGTTGGAGAATCAAGAAAGAGAATGGAACTCAATACCAAGATTGTGACGACGATGGCGAAACAGCTGCAGGAGGAAGGGTACTACATTTATTAACA ATGATGGATGCATGGAATGTAATAGTGGTCGTTAGTAGGTGGTTTGGAGGTACCCACATAGGACCCGATAGATTCAAGCATATTAACACAGCTGCCAGGGATGCAGTTGTTAAAGGAGGATTTGTCAATCCTAATGTACAGAGtaataatgcaaataatgtgaggaagaagaaaaaatga